The following coding sequences lie in one Kribbella sp. NBC_00709 genomic window:
- a CDS encoding DUF5937 family protein: MTVLRFTQADTVRCRFGSSPLWETMSAVRVLNGSKHRPLYGDWIEATRDPASSLDLRELKALQPRVGFTPDFLTPPPKASRAKFATEIARVRSTPLDRVRSELIRSRDSRNNPAAPAINRMLEDLAGARERLADAIESAWETLIKPDWPLISRVLEDDIAYRGRQLTDGGLAGLFDDLHPTLAWEDDRLVATRQAADDRDLTGQGLLLVPGVFAWPYLVIVADPAYHPTLVYPARGAARLWSDAPAPPDPLARLLGRTRATLLIALDPPATTSALATQYGLALATVAEHLSALYDAGLATRRRTGHQVHYRRTEVGQAVVDASVG, from the coding sequence ATGACCGTTCTGAGGTTCACGCAGGCCGACACCGTGCGCTGCCGGTTCGGTTCGTCGCCGTTGTGGGAGACGATGTCGGCGGTGCGGGTGCTGAACGGGTCGAAGCACCGGCCGCTGTACGGCGACTGGATCGAGGCCACGCGCGACCCGGCGAGCTCGCTGGATCTTCGCGAGTTGAAGGCACTGCAACCGCGGGTCGGCTTCACCCCTGACTTCCTGACCCCGCCGCCCAAGGCATCGCGGGCGAAGTTCGCGACCGAGATCGCCCGTGTCCGGAGCACGCCGCTCGACCGGGTCCGGAGCGAGCTGATCCGGTCCCGGGACTCGCGGAACAACCCGGCCGCACCGGCGATCAACCGGATGCTCGAGGACCTGGCCGGCGCCCGCGAACGGCTCGCGGATGCGATCGAGAGCGCCTGGGAGACCTTGATCAAGCCGGACTGGCCGCTGATCAGCCGCGTGCTCGAGGACGACATCGCCTATCGCGGTCGGCAACTCACCGACGGTGGCCTCGCCGGCCTCTTCGACGACCTGCACCCGACCCTGGCCTGGGAAGACGACCGCCTGGTCGCCACCCGGCAAGCCGCCGATGACCGCGACCTGACCGGGCAGGGCCTCCTCCTCGTGCCTGGAGTCTTCGCCTGGCCGTACCTCGTCATCGTCGCGGACCCGGCGTACCACCCGACGCTCGTCTACCCGGCCCGCGGCGCCGCCCGCCTCTGGTCCGACGCGCCCGCTCCCCCGGACCCGCTGGCCCGCCTCCTCGGCCGTACGCGCGCCACCCTGCTCATCGCTCTCGACCCGCCGGCCACCACCAGCGCACTCGCAACCCAGTACGGTCTCGCCCTGGCCACAGTCGCCGAGCACCTCTCCGCGCTGTACGACGCCGGTCTCGCGACACGTCGGCGTACCGGCCACCAGGTCCACTACCGGCGTACCGAGGTAGGACAGGCCGTCGTCGACGCCTCCGTCGGATGA
- a CDS encoding MFS transporter, which yields MRSYGAVLSVPGMRAVFCAHAVSMLGTVGAQVALSILVFERTGSPLLSALVLACSFLPYAVGGVLFSSVADRFPVRRVLVGCDLVSAACIGLMLTPGMPVGGLLGLLVVTGMVAPVFAGARASSLAHLLPADLFPIGRSLLRAISQVSVLAGFAVGGIAVAMVGSNWLLALDAITFVASAVLIGVGTPYAPPGARTSNPVRDSWSGLQYLFADRKLRTLILLTWAAPAFSSVPDGLAVAYTAQVGVAAAFASALFTGYAVGSVLGELVVARFPPSTRRRLVVPFLLTSQLPAIAFLTEPAIPVAAVLLAISGAGYAFNQGIDPLILQSVEPSYRGRLFTVQTSGLMAIQGVSIALAGVVGSFLAPNLTIAAAGILGTTTTLLIARQALTTQPRRPASPVL from the coding sequence GTGAGGTCCTACGGAGCCGTCCTGAGCGTTCCCGGCATGCGCGCGGTGTTCTGCGCGCATGCCGTTTCCATGCTGGGGACGGTCGGTGCGCAAGTTGCCCTGTCGATCCTGGTCTTCGAGCGGACCGGGTCGCCGTTGTTGTCGGCGCTCGTGCTGGCCTGCTCGTTCCTGCCGTACGCCGTGGGCGGCGTGCTGTTCTCCTCGGTCGCGGACCGATTCCCGGTACGACGGGTGCTGGTGGGCTGTGATCTGGTCAGCGCGGCGTGCATCGGGTTGATGCTGACGCCGGGGATGCCGGTCGGCGGCCTGCTCGGGCTGCTGGTGGTGACCGGGATGGTGGCGCCGGTCTTCGCCGGAGCGCGGGCGTCCAGTCTCGCGCACCTGTTGCCGGCCGACCTGTTCCCGATCGGGAGGTCGTTGCTGCGGGCAATCAGTCAGGTCAGTGTGCTGGCCGGGTTCGCGGTCGGCGGGATCGCGGTAGCGATGGTCGGATCCAACTGGCTGCTCGCGCTCGACGCGATCACGTTCGTCGCGTCGGCGGTGCTGATCGGCGTCGGTACGCCGTACGCTCCGCCGGGTGCGCGGACGAGCAATCCGGTCCGGGACTCGTGGAGTGGCCTGCAGTACCTGTTCGCGGACCGCAAGCTCCGCACCCTGATCCTGCTGACCTGGGCGGCGCCCGCGTTCTCGTCCGTCCCGGACGGACTGGCCGTTGCCTATACCGCTCAAGTCGGCGTCGCCGCTGCGTTTGCCAGTGCGCTGTTCACTGGTTACGCGGTCGGCTCCGTTCTCGGCGAGCTCGTCGTCGCGCGGTTTCCCCCTTCCACGCGGCGACGGCTCGTCGTTCCGTTCCTGCTCACCAGTCAGCTGCCCGCGATCGCGTTCCTGACCGAGCCGGCCATCCCGGTCGCGGCCGTTCTGCTCGCGATCTCCGGCGCCGGATACGCGTTCAACCAGGGCATCGACCCGCTGATCCTGCAGTCCGTCGAGCCGTCGTACCGCGGCCGCCTGTTCACCGTCCAGACCAGCGGCCTGATGGCGATCCAGGGCGTCAGCATCGCCCTGGCCGGCGTCGTCGGCTCCTTCCTGGCCCCCAACCTCACCATCGCCGCCGCCGGCATCCTCGGTACGACAACCACCCTCCTGATCGCCCGTCAGGCCCTCACCACGCAGCCACGTCGGCCAGCGAGCCCGGTCCTCTGA
- a CDS encoding SDR family NAD(P)-dependent oxidoreductase translates to MNQNEVALVTGGNKGIGREIVRQLGRRGLTVYLAARNPGLGTTAAAELAAEGLDVRFVQLDVTDVESVGAAAKQVEADSGRLDVLVNNAGIVAEWGTSVADITAEQVRTAYDVNVFGVVSAIHAFVPLLRRSPNARIVNMSSGLGSVNLLSELDGRLATQGLLAYSSSKAALNALTLVYASALRADGIKVNAATPGLVPTDLNTQAAVPRGERTVADGAAVPVALATLPADGPTGVFRGPGSLADVAAW, encoded by the coding sequence ATGAATCAGAACGAAGTCGCCCTGGTGACGGGCGGAAACAAAGGCATCGGCCGCGAGATCGTCCGGCAACTCGGCCGGCGTGGACTCACGGTGTATCTGGCGGCCCGCAACCCCGGGCTGGGCACCACCGCAGCGGCGGAGCTGGCGGCCGAGGGGCTCGACGTACGGTTCGTGCAGCTCGACGTGACCGACGTGGAGTCGGTCGGCGCGGCCGCGAAGCAGGTCGAGGCGGACTCCGGCCGGCTGGACGTGCTGGTCAACAACGCCGGCATCGTGGCCGAGTGGGGTACGTCGGTCGCCGACATCACAGCCGAGCAGGTACGGACGGCGTACGACGTGAACGTGTTCGGCGTGGTCTCCGCGATCCATGCGTTCGTACCGCTGCTGCGGCGCTCGCCGAACGCGCGGATCGTGAACATGTCGAGCGGCCTGGGATCGGTCAACCTCCTCTCCGAACTCGACGGCCGACTCGCCACGCAGGGCCTGCTCGCGTACAGCTCGTCGAAGGCGGCGCTGAACGCCCTCACTCTGGTCTACGCCAGCGCCCTGCGCGCGGACGGCATCAAGGTGAACGCCGCAACCCCCGGCCTCGTCCCGACCGACCTCAACACGCAAGCCGCGGTACCGCGCGGCGAACGCACCGTCGCCGACGGAGCAGCCGTCCCGGTCGCACTGGCAACACTCCCCGCAGACGGCCCGACCGGAGTCTTCAGAGGACCGGGCTCGCTGGCCGACGTGGCTGCGTGGTGA
- a CDS encoding LysR family transcriptional regulator: MPEPEIRELRYFRAVAEDLNITRAAERLGIAQPPLSRAMRQLEHRLGVDLFDRSGTRLGLTSAGETLLKESGPVLDALDSAVRRTQRAGATAGGLVVTAKPGVATELLHRIVAELRGEMPGVQVVVSGFGEQADLVRDGRADVALVSRPFDDPGLEMEELYTEPRVAALPAGHELAGRDVLRADDLAGIPAPRWSRANVAERNYWSARPDDPVDGPIVQDSSQLLEVIAFGQAVALVPQSMAERNIRPDVVYRPVADAEVYRMFVVWPAGSRSKELAWFVEAAIRHSSGRPAAR; this comes from the coding sequence ATGCCGGAACCGGAGATCCGCGAACTGCGCTATTTCCGCGCGGTCGCCGAGGACCTGAACATCACCCGCGCCGCCGAGCGTCTCGGGATCGCGCAGCCGCCGCTGTCGCGCGCGATGCGCCAGCTCGAGCACCGCCTCGGCGTCGACCTGTTCGACCGCTCGGGGACGCGTCTCGGGCTGACGTCGGCGGGGGAGACCTTGCTCAAGGAGTCCGGGCCGGTCCTGGACGCGCTCGACTCGGCGGTACGGCGGACGCAGCGGGCCGGCGCGACCGCCGGGGGACTGGTCGTGACCGCCAAGCCTGGTGTGGCGACCGAGTTGCTGCACCGGATCGTGGCTGAGCTGCGAGGTGAGATGCCGGGTGTGCAGGTGGTGGTGAGTGGGTTCGGGGAGCAGGCGGACCTGGTCCGGGACGGGCGGGCGGATGTCGCGCTGGTCAGTCGGCCGTTCGATGACCCTGGGCTGGAGATGGAGGAGTTGTACACCGAGCCCCGGGTGGCCGCGCTCCCCGCCGGCCACGAGCTTGCCGGGCGCGACGTGCTGAGGGCCGATGATCTCGCCGGGATCCCGGCGCCGCGGTGGAGCCGGGCCAATGTTGCCGAGCGCAACTACTGGTCGGCGCGGCCGGACGATCCGGTGGACGGGCCGATCGTGCAGGACTCGTCGCAGCTGCTCGAGGTGATCGCGTTCGGGCAGGCGGTCGCACTCGTTCCGCAGTCGATGGCCGAGCGCAACATCCGGCCGGACGTCGTCTATCGACCGGTGGCCGATGCCGAGGTGTACCGGATGTTCGTGGTGTGGCCGGCCGGCAGCCGTTCGAAGGAGCTCGCGTGGTTCGTCGAGGCGGCGATCAGGCACTCGAGCGGACGACCAGCGGCGCGGTGA
- a CDS encoding LacI family DNA-binding transcriptional regulator — MKRTTVADVAKLAGVSAMTVSNVLNAPHRVSAPTVRTVRAAIDELGYIPNHAARALSSGRSQVIGLPLYFEDEENPGLGGFLHGLLGGLVKAAALSGYGVHVATPAENATEIALYEKLIAARQVDAIVVLETMPHDERIEFLSQRGFPFVAFGRTGSDHRQCWVDVDNETSMAGIAKHLRSTGRDRAVYLATDTSLPWVHQRQAGFVREYPSTVVRSFGSLEAVAAYVEESEPPDVFVADNDAFAVVAMRSLQRRGIAVGEDVAVTGFNDFPFASMLDTPLTTARIPLRDIASSLFDRALQEISGEPDAPGRLVTAPLVVRSSA, encoded by the coding sequence TTGAAGCGAACAACCGTTGCCGATGTGGCCAAGCTGGCCGGGGTGTCGGCGATGACGGTGTCGAACGTGCTGAACGCACCGCACCGGGTCAGTGCGCCGACCGTCCGGACGGTGCGTGCCGCGATCGACGAGCTCGGGTACATCCCGAACCACGCGGCCCGCGCCTTGTCGTCCGGACGCAGTCAGGTGATCGGACTACCGCTGTACTTCGAGGACGAGGAGAACCCCGGTCTCGGCGGATTCCTGCACGGGTTGCTCGGCGGCTTGGTGAAGGCGGCGGCGTTGTCCGGGTACGGCGTGCACGTGGCCACGCCGGCTGAGAACGCGACCGAGATCGCGCTCTACGAGAAGCTGATCGCGGCCCGCCAGGTGGATGCGATCGTCGTCCTGGAAACCATGCCGCACGACGAGCGGATCGAGTTCCTCAGTCAGCGGGGCTTCCCGTTCGTCGCGTTCGGGCGGACCGGTTCCGACCATCGCCAATGCTGGGTCGACGTCGACAACGAGACGTCGATGGCCGGGATCGCCAAGCATCTGCGGTCGACCGGCCGGGATCGGGCGGTGTACCTGGCGACTGACACTTCGCTGCCCTGGGTACACCAGCGGCAGGCCGGGTTCGTCCGGGAGTATCCGTCGACGGTGGTGCGCTCGTTCGGATCGCTCGAAGCGGTAGCGGCGTACGTCGAGGAGAGCGAGCCGCCGGACGTCTTCGTCGCGGACAACGACGCGTTCGCGGTCGTGGCGATGCGGTCGCTGCAGCGGCGTGGGATCGCGGTCGGCGAGGACGTCGCAGTGACCGGGTTCAACGACTTCCCGTTCGCGAGCATGCTCGACACCCCGCTGACGACGGCCCGGATCCCGTTGCGGGACATCGCCTCCTCCTTGTTCGACCGTGCGCTCCAGGAGATCAGCGGCGAGCCCGACGCGCCCGGACGGCTCGTCACCGCGCCGCTGGTCGTCCGCTCGAGTGCCTGA